One Bos taurus isolate L1 Dominette 01449 registration number 42190680 breed Hereford chromosome 16, ARS-UCD2.0, whole genome shotgun sequence DNA window includes the following coding sequences:
- the LOC107133240 gene encoding uncharacterized protein, translating into MTRLQKPRRGPQAPLPGFTSPPPARREARGSVCLGFQRGWARRRFRPWGWVDEGVTTGRPAPAQAPPLHACAGTGGGAARYPAAPRSTPPPRGAGLGSGHGGGRAGRDNPHSAAWARGPRGPEAALAREGGGQAAGSALSHRVLSTVTPSRPTRGGELGWREREGYPGEEAPRGHVALERALAQGCSEAEARLDRAGIVSGRLSSWNRKRLAGTFRAPPVGHTLRHVPSCAGEQN; encoded by the exons ATGACGCGTCTGCAGAAACCCCGACGCGGCCCCCAGGCTCCGCTGCCCGGTTTcacttcccctccccctgcccggCGTGAGGCGCGGGGCTCAGTCTGCCTCGGATTCCAACGGGGGTGGGCACGGAGGCGCTTCCGGCCGTGGGGCTGGGTCGACGAAGGGGTTACGACGGGGCGGCCCGCCCCCGCCCAGGCCCCTCCTCTCCACGCCTGCGCCGGCACCGGGGGTGGGGCCGCGCGGTACCCGGCCGCCCCGAGATCGACCCCTCCCCCGCGAGGGGCGGGATTAGGTTCAGGCCACGGTGGGGGCCGAGCGGGCCGCGACAACCCCCACTCCGCAGCCTGGGCGCGCGGTCCGCGGGGCCCGGAGGCGGCGCTAGCTCGGGAAGGAGGGGGTCAAGCGGCAGGAAGTGCGCTCTCCCACCGCGTCCTGAGCACAGTGACCCCCTCCCGTCCGACGCGCGGGGGAGAATTGGGATGGCGGGAGAGAGAGGGGTACCCTGGGGAGGAGGCGCCTCGCGGGCACGTTGCGCTGGAGCGAGCCCTCGCTCAGGG ATGTTCAGAGGCCGAGGCCCGGCTGGATAGGGCTGGCATCGTCAGTGGCCGCTTGAGCTCCTGGAACAGAAAGAGGCTGGCAG GTACCTTCCGGGCACCTCCTGTAGGCCACACACTTCGCCATGTACCGAGCTGTGCTGGTGAACAGAACTGA